Below is a genomic region from Rhizobium sp. 9140.
CAGCATGGCGCCTTTCACCGGCGCGCCGACCTTGCCGTTCTCGATGAGATAAGCCTCCGTGCAGCCGAACACGAACTTGCCGGAGGTGATGTCCACCTGGCCGCCGCCGAACGACACGGCATAGATGCCCCGTTTGACAGAGGCGATGATCTCTTCCGGCGTCTTGTCGCCCGCCAGCATGTAGGTGTTGGTCATACGCGGCATCGGCACGTGGGAGTAGGACTCGCGCCGTCCATTACCGGTCGCCTTCATGCCCATCAGGCGCGCGTTCTGCCGGTCCTGCATGTAGCCGACCAGCTTTCCATCGTCGATCAGCACGTTATAGGCCGAGGGCGTGCCTTCGTCGTCCACGGTCAGCGATCCACGGCGGGATTCGATCGTCCCGTCATCCACCACCGTCACGCCCTTTGCCGCCACCTGCTCGCCGATCAGGCCGGCGAAGGCGGAGGTCTTCTTGCGGTTGAAGTCGCCTTCGAGCCCATGGCCGACGGCCTCATGCAGCATCACGCCCGGCCATCCCGACGACAGCACCACATCCATGGTGCCGGCCGGCGTGTCGATCGCCTCGAGATTGACGAGCGCCTGCCGCAGCGCCTCGTCGGCGCCGTAGCGCCAGGTCTCGCTCGTGATGAGGTCGCCGAAGCCGCGCCGCCCGCCGAAGCCAAAGGAGCCGCTCTCCTGTTTGTCGCCCTCGCCGACGACGACGGAAACATTCACCCGCGTCATCGGCCGGATGTCCTGCACATGCTCGCCATCGGCGCGCAGGATATCGACCACCTGCCAGCTGGCAGCAATGGACGCCGTCACCTGCCGGACCTTCGGGTCTTTCGCCCTAACATAGGCGTCGATTTCCGACAGCAACGCAACCTTCGCCTCGAAGCTCGGCTCGCCGATGGGGTTCTCGTCGCCATAAAGCTTGCGGTTGGTCTTCTGTGGCGCGGCCGCATAGGTGCCGGCATAGCCGCGCGTGACGGCGGAAACGGCGTCGGACGCGCGCTTCAGCGCCGCCAGCGAGAGATCGCCGGAGTGGGCATAGCCCACCGCCTCGCCAGCCACCGCGCGCAGGCCAAAACCCTGGTCCGTATTGAAGCTGCCACCTTTCAGGCGGCCATTGTCGAAGGAGAGCGATTCCGACTGGATATGCTCCATGAACAGCTCGCCATCGTCGGCCCCCTGCAGCGTCTGCGCAAGGATGCGCCGCACCGCCGCCTCGTCGCCGTCGAACAGGGTGATGAGGTCGGTGTTCATGTCTGGCACTCCGTCAGGTCAGTGAAGCCGCTATGTAGGCGCGCGCCGAGTGAGGGGCAAGGCGGAAACCCCGTGGGAACCCTTAAGGCAGCGCGTCATAACCTTCGCCGAAGCCCTTGAGATCGACCGGAATGCCGATGCCTTCCTCAGGCGACTGGAAGACGATGAAGGTCGCCGTCGCGCCCGAGCGGAAGGTCTTCAGCAACTCTTCCTCCAGCACCACCTCGGCATAGCAGCCGTCCGAAAAGCAGCGCACGAAGTAGGCCCGGCCGATATCCTTGCCGTCGACGTTCAGCCCGAGACCATTCGGGAGCAGCACGCCGAGCGGCGCGAGAACGCGCAGGATCTTCGCCTTTCGGTCGGCGGTCTTTAGCACCACCACGGAAAGGCCGACCTCCGGCCGGTCCTCGGCGATCACGTTCTGCATCAGCGCGCACTGTTCGGCCGAAGCCCCGGCCGGCTGGTCGCAGACGATGGACCATGCGCCATGGTTCGACTTGACGGTGCCGGGGGCCGCAGGCGTCTGCTGTTGCGCGACGGCGGAGACGGGCAGAAGCCCCAAAGGCAGTGCCAGAGCGAGCGCGGCTCCGATGATCGACGGGCGAAAAAGCAGGGACAGGCCCATGAAAACCTCAAAATACCGAATCAGTCCGGCTATTCTTGAAGGGCCGGCCTGGAAATGAAAACCCCCGAAGGGGCGCGTGACGTCTCGTGCCGCTCGTCTTTCAAAGGACACTTGAAAAGCCGAACCCGTTCCATCGAAGGCCAGAGACAAGTGTCAAAGGCAGGCGACGTTCTATCAGAGGGCGGTG
It encodes:
- the tldD gene encoding metalloprotease TldD; translation: MNTDLITLFDGDEAAVRRILAQTLQGADDGELFMEHIQSESLSFDNGRLKGGSFNTDQGFGLRAVAGEAVGYAHSGDLSLAALKRASDAVSAVTRGYAGTYAAAPQKTNRKLYGDENPIGEPSFEAKVALLSEIDAYVRAKDPKVRQVTASIAASWQVVDILRADGEHVQDIRPMTRVNVSVVVGEGDKQESGSFGFGGRRGFGDLITSETWRYGADEALRQALVNLEAIDTPAGTMDVVLSSGWPGVMLHEAVGHGLEGDFNRKKTSAFAGLIGEQVAAKGVTVVDDGTIESRRGSLTVDDEGTPSAYNVLIDDGKLVGYMQDRQNARLMGMKATGNGRRESYSHVPMPRMTNTYMLAGDKTPEEIIASVKRGIYAVSFGGGQVDITSGKFVFGCTEAYLIENGKVGAPVKGAMLIGNGPDAMKRITMIGNDMQLDTGMGNCGKGGQWVPVGVGQPHLRMNDMTVGGTQA
- a CDS encoding invasion associated locus B family protein, producing MGLSLLFRPSIIGAALALALPLGLLPVSAVAQQQTPAAPGTVKSNHGAWSIVCDQPAGASAEQCALMQNVIAEDRPEVGLSVVVLKTADRKAKILRVLAPLGVLLPNGLGLNVDGKDIGRAYFVRCFSDGCYAEVVLEEELLKTFRSGATATFIVFQSPEEGIGIPVDLKGFGEGYDALP